One stretch of Callospermophilus lateralis isolate mCalLat2 chromosome 11, mCalLat2.hap1, whole genome shotgun sequence DNA includes these proteins:
- the LOC143409378 gene encoding tubulin gamma-1 chain, producing MPREIITLQLGQCGNQIGFEFWKQLCAEHGISPEGIVEEFATEGTDRKDVFFYQADDEHYIPRAVLLDLEPRVIHSILNSSYAKLYNPENIYLSEHGGGAGNNWASGFSQGEKIHEDIFDIIDREADGSDSLEGFVLCHSIAGGTGSGLGSYLLERLNDRYPKKLVQTYSVFPNQDEMSDVVVQPYNSLLTLKRLTQNADCVVVLDNTALNLIATDRLHIQNPSFSQINQLVSTIMSASTTTLRYPGYMNNDLIGLIASLIPTPRLHFLMTGYTPLTTDQSVASVRKTTVLDVMRRLLQPKNVMVSTGRDRQTNHCYIAILNIIQGEVDPTQVHKSLQRIRERKLANFIPWGPASIQVALSRKSPYLPSAHRVSGLMMANHTSISSLFERTCRQFDKLRKREAFMEQFRKEDIFKDNFDEMDTSREIVQQLIDEYHAATRPDYISWGTQEQ from the exons ATGCCGAGGGAAATCATCACCCTACAGTTGGGCCAGTGCGGCAATCAGA TTGGGTTCGAGTTCTGGAAACAACTATGCGCCGAGCATGGTATCAGTCCTGAGGGCATCGTGGAAGAGTTCGCCACCGAAGGCACTGACCGCAAGGACGTCTTTTTCTACCAG GCAGATGATGAACATTACATCCCGCGAGCAGTGCTGTTGGATCTGGAGCCCCGGGTGATCCATTCCATCCTCAACTCCTCCTATGCCAAGCTTTACAACCCAGAGAACATCTACCTATCGGAGCATGGAGGGGGAGCTGGCAACAACTGGGCGAGTGGATTCTCCCAG GGAGAGAAGATTCATGAGGACATTTTTGACATCATAGACCGGGAGGCAGATGGCAGTGACAGTCTAGAG GGCTTTGTGCTTTGTCACTCCATTGCTGGGGGGACAGGCTCTGGCCTTGGCTCTTACCTCTTAGAGCGACTGAATGACAG GTACCCTAAGAAGCTGGTGCAGACATATTCAGTGTTCCCCAACCAGGATGAAATGAGTGATGTGGTGGTCCAGCCATACAACTCACTCCTCACACTCAAGAGGCTGACCCAGAACGCAGACTGCGTG GTGGTGCTAGATAATACAGCCTTGAACCTGATTGCCACAGACCGCCTCCACATCCAGAACCCATCCTTCTCCCAGATCAACCAGCTG GTGTCCACCATCATGTCGGCCAGCACCACCACCCTGCGCTACCCCGGCTACATGAACAACGACCTCATCGGCCTCATCGCCTCGCTCATTCCCACACCACGGCTCCACTTCCTCATGACCGGTTACACCCCCCTCACTACAGACCAGTCA GTAGCCAGCGTGAGGAAGACCACAGTCCTGGATGTCATGAGGCGGCTGCTGCAGCCCAAGAACGTGATGGTGTCCACAGGCCGGGACCGCCAGACCAACCACTGCTACATCGCCATCCTCAACATCATCCAGGGAGAGGTGGACCCCACCCAG GTCCACAAGAGCCTGCAGAGGATTCGTGAACGGAAGTTGGCCAACTTCATCCCCTGGGGCCCAGCCAGCATCCAGGTGGCCCTGTCAAGGAAGTCTCCCTACCTGCCCTCAGCCCACCGGGTCAGTGGGCTCATGATGGCCAATCATACCAGTATCTCCTCG CTCTTTGAGCGGACCTGTCGCCAGTTTGACAAACTGCGGAAGCGGGAGGCCTTCATGGAGCAGTTCCGCAAGGAGGACATCTTCAAGGACAACTTTGATGAGATGGACACGTCCAGAGAAATAGTGCAGCAGCTCATCGATGAGTACCATGCAGCTACACGGCCAGACTATATCTCCTGGGGTACCCAGGAACAATGA